The region CCCTTTGAGGGTCTCTACGAACTCTCTCCACAGGAGCTTCGTTCTGCTGAACCTGTGGGGCTGGAAGAGAACCACCACCCTTCTATTCGGGAATGCGCTCTTTATCGCCTCGTAGGAAGCCTTTATCTCCGTGGGGTGGTGGCCGTAGTCGTCGAAGAAGGTTATCCCCTTCACGGTGCCCTTTAACTCCATCCGTCTGCTTGCGTTCCTGAACTGCCCGAGGGCCTCTGCCGCTTCCTTAAAAGGAACTCCGGTTTCCAGGGCAACGGCTATAGCCCCTAAAGCGTTAAGGACGTTGTGTTTACCGGGAACGTTGAGCCTTACCTTCCCGAGCTTTTTCCCCTTATACCTAACCGTGAAAATAGAGCTGAGCCCTACCTGAGTTACCTCCTCTGCGGTAAAATCCGCCCCCTCAAACCCGTAAGTCTCTTTCCTCTTGTACACTTTAGGAGAAATCTTCCTGACCCTTGGACACTCGATACACAGAAAAACCTTGCCGTAGAACGCCACCCTGTTTGCAAAGGCCGTGAAGGCCTTATCTATCTCCTCGGGTGAGCCGTAAAAGTCAAGGTGGTCGTTGTCTACGTTCGTTATCACCGATAGGGTGGGAGTTAGCTTCAGGAACGTCCCGTCGCTCTCGTCGGCCTCAATAACTATCCACTTGCCGCTGCCCAGGGCGGCGTTATCACCTCCCAGGAAGGGGAGCCTCCCGCCAACGAGGATTGTAGGCGACGTGCCGGCCGAGTGGAGTATCGTGGCTATCATAGAGCTGGTTGTGGTTTTTCCGTGGGTTCCCCCTACGGCTATACCCTCTTTAAGGCGCATGATATCCGAAACCACATCTGCCCTGGGAATCACTGGAATCCCGAGCTTTTTGGCCTCCACTATTTCCGGATTCGAAGGCTTTACCGCCGAGGAGTGTATAACCACGTCGGCCCCTTTAACGTTTTCCGGGCTGTGACCGATGAAGACCTTTATACCCCGCTCCTTCAGTCTTTTTACTATGGGGCTCTCTCTCAGGTCCGACCCTTGAACGCTGTACCCCTTTTCGTTGAGTATCAGGGCAATGCCCGACATCCCTATTCCGCCTATTCCTACAATGTGTATCCTCAACTGAGGCCTCCTTTGAGGGCTGGAAGGTATTATAATTCTCCGCCGTTGGGGGGATATCTCCGAAGTGATAAGATAGAACAAGGGGGGAAACATGTCAGTTCTCGTTACAGGCGGTGCCGGTTTTATAGGCTCCCACCTTGTAGAGGTCCTACTTTCTCAGGGAAGGGAAGTGGTAGTTCTCGACGACCTCTCTACCGGAAAGCTTTCCAACCTTCCCGACTCTTCTTCCCTGGAATTTGTAAAGGGCTCTGTTACAGACGAAGAGTTGGTGAGGCGGTTATTTGAGGAGTTTAACTTCTCTTCGGTCTTTCACCTTGCGGCCGTTGCCTCCGTTCAGCGCTCCGTTGAGGAACCCCTTTACTGCCACAGGGTTAACTGCGATGGAACCCTTTACCTGCTTCAGTCTGCGGTAAGTAGGGGGGTGAAGCGTTTTATCTTTGCCTCATCTGCGGCCGTTTACGGAGACCTCCCCCAGCTTCCCAAAAGGGAAGAGATGCCGGTGAGCCCTCTTACCCCTTACGCAGTTGATAAGTACGCTTCGGAGCGTTACGTTGTAAACTCCTTTCGGCTCTACGGCTTAGAGGGTGTTGCACTGCGCTTTTTCAACGTGTTCGGGGAGAGGCAGGACCCGTCTTCTCCCTACTCGGGGGTCATCTCTATTTTCATAGACCGGGTAAAGCGTTACTTAACTGGAGAGCCTGTAACCGTAGATATCTTCGGAGACGGTAGGCAGACCAGGGACTTCATCTACGTTAAAGACGTGGTTTCGGCCCTCCTCATCGCCGAAGAGAGGGGCGTTCCGGGAGAGGTCTACAACGTGGGAACGGGGAAGGAGACTTCACTGCTTGAACTCCTTGACTACATAAGGGATATTGTAGGTACACTTCCGGAAATCCGCTTCCTTCCCGAGAGGCCGGGTGATATTAAACGCTCGGTTGCAGACATATCGAAGCTTGAAAAGCTCGGCTTTTCCCCTCGGTTTTCGGTTAAAGAGGGTCTTTCCAATCTGATTAGGGAAGTTTTGATTCAGAACTAAGTTAAAAAACCTTTATATTTGAGGTGGTTATGCGTATCCGTCCGCTCTTTGCGTTCCGTTTTCTCCTCCTTTTCTCACGTTCGTGCCCTTTTTTCCCTATTGGAAGGTTGACTCTTTTAAAATATTTAAACATATCTAATGCCTCATTTAGTTAGAATACGCTCAACCTGATAATAAACAAACTTCGTGGGGGAATCGGGGTTCACCGCTGCTATCTTTATATTTAGTTAAACATTAAACTTCCGGAGGTTAGCCATGAAGAAGTTTTTAGCTATTGCATCCGTTGGGTTACTCTTTTCCGGGTGTGCGACCGTTGTGACCAATACCTCTCCCGTCACTCAAGTTAAGCGCCAGGTTTGCGTCATAGTCCCCTTTGATAACTACTCCGAAACCCCTCTGGCAGGTAAAAGGGTAGCTGCCATCGCTTACGGAGTTCTGCGCTCTAAGGGGTACAAGGTTATCCTCCTCGAGAATGAGGTTCCCAAGTCTGAGCTTCAGCGTTTCGACTGTGTAATAAGGGGTTCTGTAAACGAGTGGCGTTACAAGGTTGGGATAGACGGAGAGCCTGCCGTCAGCGTTACCTACATGGTTGAGAACCCGAAAACCGGCAGGACTTACGCGTCCGGAACCCTTTCTGCCACCGAATGGGGCAATAAGTCCCTCGGCGTTCTGACCCAAGAACTCTTTAGGAAGGCTTTCTAAGATGCTGTTTAGGGACCTGGGAGTAAAGTTCGTCCTTGTTGAGGTTGTTTTCTTCGTTGTCCTGTTTACTCTTGTGGGTCACTACTTTAACCCGTCGGACCCCCTTTACCTGACGGGGCCCATAAGTCCGGTCTTTCTGCTCCTCCTCGTTATAACCCTCTACTACGGTTTGGCCTACGGTATTGTTGCCTTTATCGTGGAGGTGTTGTTGGCCAAACTGCTCTACCCCAACTTCCCACTGAGGACGATACTGTGGCACCTGCTTAACGTTGTGGTTGTAGGTGAGTTCCACTACTTCTGGAGCAAGAAGATAGAGATTCTCCAGGAGAAGAACGATTACTTTCAGGATAAGCTCCGCCGTTTCGCCTCCGACTCTATGATTCTTAAGCTATCTCACGACCAGCTTGAGAAGCACTACCTTGTAAAGCCCGTGAGCATACGTAGCCTTGTTGCCCAGGTGAAAGAGGCCCTTATGGGGCGTTCTCAAGGTGATAAGGGCCCTTTCCAAGTCCTCAGGGATATACTCGATGCCGCCTTTTACGTTCAGAGCGGCGAGCTCTACAGGTACTCCAACGACTCTTTCCACTCGATTCTCGCCGTTGGGCCGTCGGAACCTTTGAACCTTGAAGACCCCCTTGTGAGGAAGGCCCTCGACTCAAGAGAATCGGTTTTCCTTTCGGAGATTAACGGTAACTCTTCCTACCTTGCGGTTATCCCGGTTTACAGCTACGTTAACGACGATAGGCTCCTGGGCCTTTTTGTCCTCAGGAAGATTCCCTTTAACTACTTGAACTCCGATACTGTTCTCTCGCTGAGCGTTATCCTCTACTGGTTCCTCAACGAGGTTGAGAGGCTCTCAAACCTTAACCCGGTTGAGCTTGCAACGTTACCTCTCTCTTACGACTTCCTGAGGGAGGTTGTTATCCTGAAGAAGCTCTACTCCAGGCTCAAGGCCGATAGTACGGTTGTCGTTTTTAAGCTGCCCCACCCTTCAGAGGATTTCGGGTTCTTCCTTAAGGAGCGTTTACGGGCTGTAGACTTTATGGATTCGTTCAGGGGTAACGGTAGCGATTACTACTTTGTTCTCCTTCCCCTCTCCGATGCGTCGTCGGCTAAGGGCTTCCTCGATAGGATAGCCAGGGATTACGAGAGGACGTTCGGTTCCGATGAGCTTCCTCCCTACAGGGTCCTTAAGGTTGACGACGCTATAGAGGAGAAAATCCGCTCTGTGGTGGGTGTGTAGAATGGAGTTCATAGTAAAGGCCTTTGTTTCTTTAATTCTTCTCTTTGCGGCCTTTGTTGTGACCCTCTTTCTGTACTCGCCGCTGGTTTTTATCGGCGTTCACTTCGTTCTCTCTTTGGTTACTTCGCTGATTATCTTCCTGTTCCTTCCGAAGCGCTACTCGAGAAGGCTTGTGAATTTCCTCGGAATATTCCTCTCCATATTCCTCCTGCCGGTTATCGGGTACCTGCTCTACATTCCGCTTTTCCTGATTGTTCTGAGGTTCCAGAGGGAAGAGGAGCCTTTGGGCTTAGAGAAGATACCGGTTGAGGAGCTTACCCTCGAAAAGGTGAGGGTGGCTCCCCGCAGGTACGGGGAGTCGGTTGTTAGGTTCCTCTCGCAGAAGCCGGAAGCCCTTAAGGAGGATGCCCTTGTACTCCTTGAGGAGCTTGGAACTCCTTCTGCAATAGAGATAGCAAAAAAGGCCCTGCTTAACGGTGCCGATGAGGTGCGCCTTGCCGCTTTCTCGATAGTCTCCAGGCTTGAGGGGCGCTTGAACGAGCGGATAGCCCGTTTGAAGGAGCGCTTCTCGGTGGCCTCTTCCGAGGTTGAAAAGGGAAAGCTGGCCAAAGAGATAGCCCAGAGTTACTGGGAGCTCCTCTACTACAACCTTGTAGACGATGAGCTTAAGAAGTTCGTAATAGAGGAGGCCCTCAGGTGGGCCCAGGAGTCGGTTAAGAGGATAAAAGACCCGGAGACCTTCTTCCTCGTCGGTAGGCTTTTCTTAAAGTACGGCAAGAAAGAAGAGGCGTATCCCTTTCTCCGCAAGGCTTACATATCGGGAGACCCGGTTACGAGGAAGCGGGCCATTCCCTACCTTGCCGAGGCAGAGTTTGAGAAGGGGAACGTAGAGAGGGTGAAAGAGCTCTTCAGTGAGCTTCCCCTTTCCCTCCACCCGGATGTTGTGTTTATGAAGAACTTCTGGCAGGGGAGGAAAGTTGTTTAAGCCCGACGTTCTTATAGTTGCCGAGGGAACCTACCCCTACATCAGGGGAGGTGTTTCTGCGTGGATTGACTCTTTAGTGAGGAACCTTAAGGAGTACAGTTTCGGAGTTTTCTTCATAGGAAGTCGCCGTGAAGATTACGGGGAGCCGGCCTATACGTTCCCCGATAACCTCACCTTCTACAGGGAGATTTTCCTGTTTGAGGAGAGTGAGCTTCCTCCTCCCGCCCCGAGGAAGTTCGACGAGGAGCTCCTCCACAGGGTGAGAACGCTTCACGACTACCTAAAAACCGACTACGATGAGGTTCCCTACCCTGCCGTTGACCCTGAGACTTTTACCACCGTTATCGAGGAGGAGGAGTTCCTTTACGGCAGAAGCTCTTGGGAGTACATCTGTGAGGCGTGCATAAAGTACGCCGGCGAGCTCCCCTTTGTAGATTACTTCTGGTCGGTGAGGAACTCCCACCTGCCCCTGTGGAGGGTTGCCACAAGCGTTGGGGAGCTGCCCAGTGCCAACTTGGTCCACAGCCCTTCTACCGGTTATGCCGGCTTTGTGGCGTCGATGTTGAAAAACAGTCGGGGGATTCCCTTCGTTCTCACAGAGCACGGTATTTACACAAGGGAGAGGAAAATAGACATCCTCAGCTCGGAAACGTTTACAAAGCACCGCTACTTCTTCCAGAGGGAGTACGGTGAGATAGATTACTTCAAGAAGATGCTTATCAACTTCTTCTACAGCTTGGGAAAAATAGCCTACCTCTCTGCAGACGTCATAATCTCCCTCTTCGATAAGGCCCGAGAGGCCCAGATATCCCTCGGGGCGCCGCCCGAGAAGACGAGGGTTATCCCCAACGGTATAGACGTTTCACAGTTTGAGGAGGTGAGGGCCGTTAAGAGGAGGAAAAACGTTGTGGCCCTCATCGGCAGGGTGGTTCCCATTAAGGATGTGAAAACCTTCATTAAAGCCGCCAGAATAGTTGCAGATAAGATAGACGACTTTGAGGCTTGGATTGTAGGGCCTACCGACGAAGACCCTTCCTACTACGAAGAGTGTAGGCGGCTTGTCTCGGTTCTGAAGCTCGACGGAGTTGTCAAGTTTACCGGCTTCCGTCCCGTGAAGGAAGTCCTCTCCCAGGTTAAGGTTGCAACCCTTACGTCGATAAGCGAGGGGATGCCCCTTGTAATACTTGAATCGTTCGCCGCCGGAGTGCCGTTTGTTGCCACCGATGTGGGGGCGTGCCCTCAGCTGATAAACGGCGGGCTCTCCGAGGAAGACGTTGCCCTCGGAAGGGCGGGCAGGGTGGTTCCCGTTGCAGACCCGGCGGCAGCCGCCGAAGCCTACGTGGAGCTCCTTACGAAACCGCAGTTGTGGAGCAGGTGTAGCGAAACGGCGTTTAACAGGGTGAGTCGCTTCTACAGTTTCGACTCTTTCCTTGAGAGTTACCGCTCCATATACGAAGAGTTTATTCGGGTAAGTGTTTAGGGGTGTAGCCGATGGCAGGTATCAGTTTCGAACTTAGGAAGCTCCTTGCAAAGAGGAGCTTCTCGAGTATAGTAGCCTCTTTCTTCTACTCTACCGCCCTTGCTGCGGGGCCGTGGGTCATTTCGATTCTCGCCATAATATTCGCAGGGGTGTGGGTTGCCCAAATTACCGGAGATGTGACCAACGTCAGGACATCCCAGGTTATTATCACCTACATAATGGCCTTGAGCCTTATAGCCTCCGGTCCGTTTCAGCTTCTTTTCAGCCGTTACGTTTCAGATAGGCTCTTTGAGAAGCAGAGCGACAGGGTCCTTCCGAACCTGCTCGGTGCCCTCATACTCAGCATGTTCTTGGGGCTTTTCGTCTCGCTGCTCTTTCTGAGGGGATGGCTCTTTGAGCTTTCGCCTCACTTGGTTATCCTGTTTACTGTGACAACCGTTTTCGCCTCTTCCTTCTGGGTTGCGAACACGTTGCTGACCTCCCTTAAGAGTTACAAGTACATCCTGTTCTCCTTTGTCTTCGGTTTCCTGCTCATGGTTCTGTTGGCGCCCTACTTTCAGGAGTATTCCGAGTACGGCTTCCTCTACGCTTACGCTATAGGCTTTCTCGTTGTTTACTTCCTGCTTCTTGCCGCCATATTCAGGGAGTTTCCCTCTAACAGGCTTTTGGAGTTTGACTTCCTGAAGAGGAACAGGGTTTTCTACTCCCTTGCCCTGTCGGGGCTCTTTTACAACCTCGCAATCTGGATTGATAAGTTTGAGTTCTGGCACTCCAAGGTTACCGGCGTTACCATCTTGGGGCCGTTTAAGGCTTCGTTTATTTACGACATTCCGATGTTCCTCGCTTACCTCTCCATAGCTCCCGGTATGGGGTTTTTCTTCCTGAAGCTCGAGGGTGAGTTTGCTCAGCACTACCAGCGCTACTACGACGCCGTAAGGGAGGGTGAGACCCTCATAAGAATCTTTGAGATAGGCTACGACCTTATCAACTCAGTAAGGACTTTCGTTCAGGAGGTTTTAAGGATTCAGGCCGTTACTCTTGTGATTATCTTCCTGCTGGAAGTGGGGCTCTTTAAGCTCTTTCGCCTCTCTCTGGTTTACATCCCGCTCTTTAACATACTGGCCGTTGCAACCTCCCTTCAGCTACTCTTTATAGTTGTGTTGTCTCTGCTCTTTTACTTCGATTTAAGGCGTGAAGCTCTGATTTCTACGGCCATCTTCCTGGTGACAAACGCCCTTTTTACCTACGTTACTCTTCACCTCGGTCCCTATTTCTACGGTTACGGGTTCCTCTTCTCTCTGCTGGTTTCGTTTGTTGTTGCCCTGATATTCTTGAGGAGGTTCCTCTACGATGTTCACTATAAGACTTTTATGTTTGCTTAGCCTGTTTCTGTCGCTCTTTTCCGGTGCTGCTTTGGGAGGAAAGCCGTCGGTTGCCTTCTTCTACGGCGACGTGCCGGATGAGCTGCTCTACGCCTACGACTGGGTGGTTGTTGACCCGAGCGTTTTCACCCCCGAAAGGGTCTCCGAGCGGTTCTACTTAAAAAAGAGGGCTAAGCTCGTTGCCTACTTTAGCACCGGAGAGGTTTTAAAGAGTCGGCTCCAGAGCCTTCCGGCCGGCTGTGTAATCGGTGAAAACCCGGTTTGGCATACGGCGGTTATCGACCTCAGGAAGCAGAGCTGTTTTGAATACCAGCTTCAGAAGGCCGAGAGCCTCCTTTCGTTCTACGACGGCCTCTTCCTCGATACTTTGAACTCCTACCAGCTCGTTCTGCCTAAGAGTGAGTGGGCCGGTTACGAGTCTGCTGAAGTAAGACTGATAAAGGCCCTCAGGGCCCGGTATCCGAAGAAAATCCTCCTTTTAAACGGTCAGTTTAGGATAGTCGGTAAGGTTAAGGGAGAGGTTAACGCTTTCGTTACCGAGTCCCTCTTTTCCGGTCTCGGAAGGAACCTCTCTTACGTTAGCGTCCCTCGTCGGGAGCAGACGGTAAGGCTTACCCTCCTTAAGCGGATAGCGGGGTGGATGCCCGTTGTAGTTGTGGATTACATGGAGAAGCCCAGGTCTGCCGCTGCAAGGGAGCTTGCCCGGAGGATAATGGGGCTCGGCTTTATACCTTGGATAACAAATAAGAGCCTTACCGCCCTCGGGGAGGGTGTTTACCACCTGTTTAACAGGAAGATACTGCTCCTTTACGACCCGAAGCTCTCTTCCGCCTCCAACTCCGACGTTCACAGGATAGTTCAGACGCCCCTTGAGTGGCTCGGTTACGCTCCCACTCCCGTTCCCATAACCAGCCTTGATGACTACCTGAAGACCCACTACCTGCCCAAAGGGGTTGTTGTATGGAACTTCAGGCCGGAGCTTTCCGAGAAGCTTACAGAAGAGCTCCTTGCCCTGCGCTCTAAAGGAGTAAAGGTGTTCATTATGGATATCAGCTCCTTTACGGACTCCCAGCTGAAGAGGCTCGGCGTTAAGTCTTTCCCCAATAAAAAACCCTTTGCTCCGTTGAAGCTCGTTTACCACTTTAAGGGCTACCCTTTTGAGGTTAAGGCCTATCCGACTCCCACCGATACCTTTGTGGTTCCCGAGGGTAACTACAGGGCCCTTTTGGAGTTCGTCAACCCCTTGGGGCAGCGCTTTGTTCCTGTAGCCGTAACCGACTGGGGAGGCTACGGCTACAGCCAGTACCTTGTAAAGGACATGTTCAACGACGTCCTCTGGGTTTGTAACCCCTTTGTCCTCTTCAGGGAGGTTTTCGGCTCTCTCCCCCTTGTGCCCGACGTAACTACTGAGTCGGGAAGCCGGATACTCACGGTTCACCTCGACGGCGACGGCTTTGCCGATAAGTCTGCGGTTGTTCCCGGAGAGTATACGGGAGAGGTGTTGAGGGATAAGATTTTCAAGGTCTTTAAGGTTCCCCATACCGTTTCGGTTATAGTGGGAGAGCTCGACCCTCATGGCCTCTACCCGGATAAGGCGGAAAGGCTGATGGCCGTTGCCCGCTCTATATTTGCTCTACCCAACGTTGAGCCTGCAAGCCACACCTACTCCCACCCCTTTAACTGGTGGGATATATACCTTATGAGCCTCGGTAAGAAGCTTCCACCTCCCAACCCTAAGGAGCTGCCCTACGGCTACCACCTGAACATTCCCGGCTATACGAAGGTGAGCATCTCCAAGGAGATAGACTACTCTGTTCACTTTATAGACCGTTACCTTACTCCACCCGGGAAAGAGGTTAAGGACTTTCTCTGGTCGGGGGATTGCGACCCGCCTGCACCGGTTGTAAAGAGGGTTTACGACCTGAAGCTCTACAACGTAAACGGCGGCGATACCACCATAAGCGACACCTTTCCTTACCTGTGCAGAGTTTCCCCCATGGGGATAAACAAGGCCGGTTACTTCCAGGTTTACGCTCCCTTCCAGAACGAAAACGTTTACACAAACGAGTGGACCGTTAAAGACGGCTACTTGAGAGTCATATCCGGTTTTAAGCTCACCGACTCTCCCAGAAGGTTAAAACCCATTTCGATTTACTACCACTTCTACTCCGGAGAGGACCCGAGTGCCTTTAACGCTCTGAAGGCCGTTTACAGGTGGGCACTCTCTCAGGAGGTTGTTCCCCTTTACCTATCTCAGTACGCTCAGAGGGTTCTTGAATTTAGGGGTACGGCTGTTGCCTCCTTTAACGACGGCAGGCCCGGTTTGGTTGTCTGCTCTGCCGGTTCTTTAAAAACTGTTCGGATTGATAGTGGCAGCGCTCCTTCCGTTTCGGCCTCTCGGGGAGTTGTAGGTTACAGGCGTATTAACGGTTCGATTTACGTTACCCTGTCTCCGGAAAAATGTAGGGTATTGCGCTTTGGCGGCGGCAGTCCGTTCAGGCTTGTTCGCTCCAACGGCGTTGTTACTTCCTTTGACAGAAAGGGAGACGGCTATTTCCTATCGCTTAAGAGCGAGACAGACGGCCTTGAGGCCGTTTTTGACGTTTCCCCTGCTTGCAGTGTGAAGGTCCTTTCCAAGGGTGCAAAGGTAAGAAAAGAGGGGGAGGTTTTAAAGGTTGAGTCTCCAGAGAAAGAGGTTAGACTGGAAGTCCATTGCAAGGGTTAAGGTTTTCAGTTTCTGGGAGATACTGGCCTTTGTGGTTTTCGTTTTGTTTGTGGCCTATCTCCTCTTTCCGAAGGGGAAGATAGAGGAGTTTTTCGTTGAGGACCCCAACTACAACTACCCCCTTGCAAAGTACTACGTTGAGAGCGTTCTTGCCCACTCTAAGAGCCCCCGGCTCGTTTTTACTCTGGTGGAGAAGAACTTGTCGGTTGGAGAGTTCGGCAGGGCTTACGACCTGCTGAACAGGTATGCCGGCATTTTAAACGCTCCCGGCTACAGGGATAAGTTCTTCGCTCTGAAGTTGAAGGCCCTTTTGGGGCTTTACTCCACCGCAAGGCCCGCCGAGAAGGAGCTCTATAAGGAGAAGGTTGTTGCACTGCTTAAGAAGCTGCTTAACAGCGGCGGGGTTTCAAGCCTTGAAGCGGTTTACTCAACCGCTTTAACCATAGGGGCCCTTGATGTTGCAGAGAGTGCTGCCTATAAGCTTGCCCTTTTAACCGGGGAGGAGCGGTGGCTCCGCAAGGCCATAGACCTTGCATGGGCCGAAGGGGATACTTCCACCCTTAAAGGGCTTTTGGAGCTCTGTCTTTCCAGGTGTCGGCTCTCCGATGCCGACTTGAAGAAGTTCTTTACCGTGGCGCTTCAGATTAAGGATGAGAAGCTCTACACTGAGGTTGCCCGTAGGCTCATCGATAGGGGTGTTTTTACCTACCAAGACCTGAAGAAGCTAATAGATGTTGAGCTTGCAAAACGTAACTATCGGGGGGCCCTCGACTTCTGTAGGGCCTTTTTAAAACGCAACGGCTCGTTTAAGGTCCTCAAGGAGTGTTTGAATCTTGCAATGTGGTCGGGTAACAGAGGTGTAGTTGAGGAGTTAATCAGGGAGAACCTCGGCCGTTACACCTCGAAGGATGCCCTCTCTTTCTTCCTGAAGGTGGCCGTTGCCCAGAACTTAAGGCGGCTCTCTGTGGAGCTTGCCGATAGGCTGTTGAAGCAGTACGGAGGAGAGAAATGAGGAGAGTGCTTATTGCCGCTTCCCTGTGGCTGGCTCTTACCGCTCCCGCCTTAGGGAAGTTCTACTCCATTCAACTTGTTACCACCAACTCCTACGGGAGGGCGGAAGCATTTTTAAAGAAGTTGCCCCCGGCTATAAGGAGAAAGGCGTTTGTCTACAGGACAGACTCGGGGTACTACACGGTCAGGTACCTTGTTTCACCTACGGTTAGGGCTTTAAGGGAGAAAGTTACCGAACTTGAAGAGCTCGGGATAAAGAGTTACTCATTCGTTGAAACCGATGTGAAAAAGCTACGGGGAGCAGGGCAGAAACCTGCCGGTGAAGTTTCTGCCCCTTCCGTTCCTGAGAAACCGGAAGAGAGCAGGCAGGGCCATGTGGGCCTCGATTTTCTCTACTCCGTTTACCTGGGTAACGGAGACCTAAAGGGGGCGCTAAAGGTTGCCCAACTCGCCGTAAAACGCCACCCAGACAGTTTAAAGTGGTGGAAGAGGCTTGCTACCGTGGCCGTGTGGCTGAACAGGCCGAAAGTGGCCTTGAAAGCTTACAGGGAGCTTGTTTTTAGGTTCCACCGCTACGAGTATGCTCGGCCCCTTTACTCTGTTGCCCTTGCGGTGGGAGACTTTGAAACTGCCCTTAAGAGTGTGAAGTTCCTTGTAGCTTCCGGGGAAGGAAACGTTGACTATACTGATATAGTTGACCTCTTCCACAGGGTCGGTCGGCCCGAGGAGGGGGCCGACTTTTTGGTTGAGCACTTTTCCAATAACCCCGATGCCCTTCATCTTGCCTTTAATATCTACTGGTACAGGGGAGAGCTTCAAAAGGCGTTAAAGGTCCTCGACCTTATACAGCAGAGGTTCGGCCTATCCCCTGAGGACAGGCTCGCAAAGGCAAGGCTCCTTTTTGCCATGCACAGGCTTAAAGAGGCCCTTGCCACCTTAAAGGAGGAGTGGCGGAAAGTTAACAGCGTAGACTACCTGAACACTCTGGAGTCTCTGAGCTGGAGCCTCGGCGACTTTAAAACGGCTGTAGAGGTTGCCGAAAGGCTCATAGAGCTCGACAAGGCAGATGAGACCGACTTTACCCGCGTTATCTACTATTACTACTACAGGGAGCCCGAGAGGGCCGTTAAGTACGCAAAGCTCGGATTTGATAAGTTCGGTAAACCTGACTTCTTTGCCAACTATCTCTTCCTGCTTGCCTCCTTGAAGCAGTGGGACAAGGTGGTTGAGTCGGTGGACTCCCTGCCCGACAGGCTGAGGAGGAGGCTCCTTGCCGACCCTACTATCGGCCTCACCTACGCCTCCGCCCTTGTTAAGCTGGGTGAGAAGGAAAGGGCACGGCGGCTGCTGTTCAGCTACCTCAACGGTAACCCATCGCCCGACGTTCTGGCCGAGCTTATCTATCTCAGTATAGATATGAAGGACTACCCCACCGTGGAGAGCCTTGTCAGAAGGTACAAAGATTACTGTAGCCAAGTTCCGGAGGCCTTTGCTGCGGCTTATCTCTTCCTCCAGAACGGTAAGAAAGCCTTAAAGTGTTTTAGCCTGATAAAAACCAAGAACCCCAACTTGCTCCTTACAGAGGCCGATGCCCTCGAGCTCTACGGCGACGTTCGAAGGGCTTGGACCCTGCGTTTTAGAGTTTACAACTACACCAAGAAGCTCATAAAAAAGGGAGTTCACTCCCCCGACGTTGTTGAGGCCTACCTTCGCTCTTCAATCTTTTACCAGCCTGCAGACAGGTTTGAGAGGGAGTTCCTGAGGCTTAAGCGTTACCTCTCGAAGGAAATCGCAAGGGATATCTACCTTACCTACCTCCTC is a window of Thermovibrio ammonificans HB-1 DNA encoding:
- the pelG gene encoding exopolysaccharide Pel transporter PelG → MAGISFELRKLLAKRSFSSIVASFFYSTALAAGPWVISILAIIFAGVWVAQITGDVTNVRTSQVIITYIMALSLIASGPFQLLFSRYVSDRLFEKQSDRVLPNLLGALILSMFLGLFVSLLFLRGWLFELSPHLVILFTVTTVFASSFWVANTLLTSLKSYKYILFSFVFGFLLMVLLAPYFQEYSEYGFLYAYAIGFLVVYFLLLAAIFREFPSNRLLEFDFLKRNRVFYSLALSGLFYNLAIWIDKFEFWHSKVTGVTILGPFKASFIYDIPMFLAYLSIAPGMGFFFLKLEGEFAQHYQRYYDAVREGETLIRIFEIGYDLINSVRTFVQEVLRIQAVTLVIIFLLEVGLFKLFRLSLVYIPLFNILAVATSLQLLFIVVLSLLFYFDLRREALISTAIFLVTNALFTYVTLHLGPYFYGYGFLFSLLVSFVVALIFLRRFLYDVHYKTFMFA
- a CDS encoding lipoprotein — its product is MKKFLAIASVGLLFSGCATVVTNTSPVTQVKRQVCVIVPFDNYSETPLAGKRVAAIAYGVLRSKGYKVILLENEVPKSELQRFDCVIRGSVNEWRYKVGIDGEPAVSVTYMVENPKTGRTYASGTLSATEWGNKSLGVLTQELFRKAF
- the murC gene encoding UDP-N-acetylmuramate--L-alanine ligase, translated to MRIHIVGIGGIGMSGIALILNEKGYSVQGSDLRESPIVKRLKERGIKVFIGHSPENVKGADVVIHSSAVKPSNPEIVEAKKLGIPVIPRADVVSDIMRLKEGIAVGGTHGKTTTSSMIATILHSAGTSPTILVGGRLPFLGGDNAALGSGKWIVIEADESDGTFLKLTPTLSVITNVDNDHLDFYGSPEEIDKAFTAFANRVAFYGKVFLCIECPRVRKISPKVYKRKETYGFEGADFTAEEVTQVGLSSIFTVRYKGKKLGKVRLNVPGKHNVLNALGAIAVALETGVPFKEAAEALGQFRNASRRMELKGTVKGITFFDDYGHHPTEIKASYEAIKSAFPNRRVVVLFQPHRFSRTKLLWREFVETLKGFENLFLCDIYPAGEEPIEGIDSRKLASECKAVYAGGLEEACKLMAKVLRPGDVFLSLGAGSVTNAFNLISKEMGE
- a CDS encoding SDR family oxidoreductase, producing the protein MSVLVTGGAGFIGSHLVEVLLSQGREVVVLDDLSTGKLSNLPDSSSLEFVKGSVTDEELVRRLFEEFNFSSVFHLAAVASVQRSVEEPLYCHRVNCDGTLYLLQSAVSRGVKRFIFASSAAVYGDLPQLPKREEMPVSPLTPYAVDKYASERYVVNSFRLYGLEGVALRFFNVFGERQDPSSPYSGVISIFIDRVKRYLTGEPVTVDIFGDGRQTRDFIYVKDVVSALLIAEERGVPGEVYNVGTGKETSLLELLDYIRDIVGTLPEIRFLPERPGDIKRSVADISKLEKLGFSPRFSVKEGLSNLIREVLIQN
- the pelF gene encoding GT4 family glycosyltransferase PelF encodes the protein MFKPDVLIVAEGTYPYIRGGVSAWIDSLVRNLKEYSFGVFFIGSRREDYGEPAYTFPDNLTFYREIFLFEESELPPPAPRKFDEELLHRVRTLHDYLKTDYDEVPYPAVDPETFTTVIEEEEFLYGRSSWEYICEACIKYAGELPFVDYFWSVRNSHLPLWRVATSVGELPSANLVHSPSTGYAGFVASMLKNSRGIPFVLTEHGIYTRERKIDILSSETFTKHRYFFQREYGEIDYFKKMLINFFYSLGKIAYLSADVIISLFDKAREAQISLGAPPEKTRVIPNGIDVSQFEEVRAVKRRKNVVALIGRVVPIKDVKTFIKAARIVADKIDDFEAWIVGPTDEDPSYYEECRRLVSVLKLDGVVKFTGFRPVKEVLSQVKVATLTSISEGMPLVILESFAAGVPFVATDVGACPQLINGGLSEEDVALGRAGRVVPVADPAAAAEAYVELLTKPQLWSRCSETAFNRVSRFYSFDSFLESYRSIYEEFIRVSV